The Helianthus annuus cultivar XRQ/B chromosome 11, HanXRQr2.0-SUNRISE, whole genome shotgun sequence region TGGGGGAATTTGGTTGCAGGTGTCATACAGGCTGTTTGAACTGACAAACACTTTGAAGATTGCTTTTGTACCTGGTAAAGACGATAAGCGGCTCATGTACAACGTGATAACAGCTGTAGTCTTATCGACTGTCATCTACACCTTATCGTTTATACTTCTGAAGTTGCCTCAGGCAATGGTAACAACCTTTCTGAAAAGAATATTCAATTAATTTAGTTTTTTTGCCTAGCCATTTGATTAAAGTATTAGAAGAATACGTGCTCGCTAACTTGAATTAGTAAATAATTGTATACTTAGTTAGACTTTACTTAATTGTTCATTTTCATGAAGAAATGAATGAAACAAATGGGTTATCATCAACTGATTCATTTTCTATCACCAGGTGTGAATTTGATCCTGCAAGTGCACCAGCTTCCGCATCACACTGTGAAGATCGAGGGTCAGAGGACATATGATATTGTATAGACCAGGTGGAATGTGTAATTGATAAGAAATTCAACTACAAATAGTGAGCGAGGTTTGTCCGTTATATATGTAACAAACACCTTGTGCCATGCCTATTCAGTAAGAAATTTTAGTCGCCATATCACTTGTGTATTAAGTTTAGGGTTCTGTCGTTGAGCAAGACAATGAGTACCAATTGCATTCATGATATTGTATTGTTTTTCATAAATTTTGTGTTTCAATATATGAAAAGAAAATTGACCATATTTTTTTACCGACTGCAAAAGCTCATATTATGCAAGTTGTTGGGTGATATCGGCTACAGCAAATGCTTTAGCTTACTGTCGGTGACAACAAAGGATTCTGTTCTTAACTGATCTCAAGGTTCTTTTAGTTCCAGCCTATAAATTTCACATCATGCAATTTCATGGGTATGaaataaaaagaaagatggttttTCATTGAGATAGAAAAAAGAAACAATACTCATGTAAGTTATAAAGTATGCATTAATATGATATGTTTTATTTCAAATATTAAGagaaattaataataaaaataagttcAGATTTTGGGTGACTTGAGATATTGTCTAGCAATTGTCCCATTAGCGCCGTAAGGAAAAAAACCTCCAGGAAGTTGTTCTTTTCCAGTTTGATACACGATACGCAATACTTCCTCTGGTGTTCGAGCATATGACAGTGAGTATGTATTAGTAGCAGACAAAATGTTTCCTCTTATCTTCCCTCCTATGTCTAAGATGGTGAGTCCTTCATCTTTTAGGCCAGCGTCACCTAACTTGTTTCGTAGCTCTGAAATCCTGTCGGTAACTTCACCTACTGTCACACCATATGGAATCACCCTTTCTTTTGCCCGTTGGTAAAGAAGAGTTCTAAGAACCGCGTCTTGCCCTGATTCTATTCCCAAAAGACCGGCTACAAGCTGCCAATAAGAAGAGAAAACACATATATGTTAATGATTCATTCaaagtttatgtcaaaatgaGTATTTCTAAACATGGGTTtcttaatataaaatattttttagaAGACAAATTGATTAAAAATACACATATACCTTTTTTGCAGTAGGAGTTTGGAGCAGTGGAGCTGAACCAACATAACCTGTGAGGCCAACATAAGGGATGACGTAGGACGCAATCAGATAATTTATATCGTTGGCATAGGGATCGAAGGGTGGATGTAAGGGCCTTCCGAATGCATTGTTCATAACATTTGCAAATGACGCTGCACTTAGATTCATCAGCGGCCTAGCAAATCCAGCCACTGTGCTTTTTATTGCTCTGtgatacatacatacaaacatgcATTTCTGGATTAAGAGATCAACTTCATTCATGACACATTGTTTATTTTGAGAAACATACATATTATAATTTATTTCATTTAAGAAAGTAACACATAAAATTACAAGGAATTGAATTGAAGGTGACCTGACATGGCCAACTTCTTGGTAACCGAATTGAGCAATTATATCTCGGACTAGAGGACTAAGATTAGCCCTCCTTACACCCACGGGTGGCGGTCCGCCTCCAGTAAGATTGGGTTGGATCTGATCCATACCCATACCCATGGATCCATATAAGTAGAACTCAGCTTCCAAGTACTCTAAGTTCAAAGGAAACTCTAAAAGATGTATGTCAGGCTTAGGTAGTTTGGATGCTGCAGGTGCCAAAAGGAGGATGCTCATGCATGTAATTACCATCAGGCTGCCAACGGATGTTGCTGCCATGATTTACTTATTTAATTCACTCTGCAATTTGCATCATTTATATAGGCGTTTATACGTGCCACTTGGCATTTAGTAAGATGCTAattgatatcaaaacaattggtCCCCACATACGAAAACTCTACGTAAAGGTAACATGTTACTcatacagtttttttttttttttttttgtctctaTAAAGTTACTCAACTTTCATTTCTTGTTTTACCCACGTTCGAATCTTGGTTTCCACCAGTTTCCTACCCAAACCTTTTGAATGCCACATGCCAGCTAGCACAAGCTGGGATTTACTTAATTCGATATAAGATATATAGAAAAGAGGGGCACCAAGATACGACTATTCCTTAATCTTATCAATTGTATATTTGTGAGTGATATATGAAACTAACTTGTAGTTTTGTGACTGACTTGACTATATATAGTATTAGGTGATTCAATGAATCACTTTAGAAAATGTTTCATCATTTCAAAAGAAAAATTCATTAAAAGCTAGATTAAACctttcttcatcttcaagaaAAGAAAAGGTTTGCTTTGTTGATGGAATCATGAATAGTCATTTTTCAACAATGTTTAAGTTGTATTTTGACTATTGATTAGACAATTAAGTCGTCTTTTTCATTTCTCTTTTGGTGTTAATAAAAACTGGTGGTTGTTGTTAAGATGTTTGTTTCTCTTCAACAAATTACATACATCAACCAGACAAGAGACTGGTGGTTATCTTCTTTTAGGACTTTACTTTCCATTTACatttaccatatatatatatacatatatatatatatatatatatatagggtagggatcctaagagaagtccaccctatatgagaaacttgagaagcattctggaccacacatttttctaagcttttcgtaatatacacatatgtatagtttaaaattgactatatacatatatgtatattgaattatacacatatgtatatagtcaattataaactatacatatgtgtatattacgaaaagcttaaagaaaatgtgtggtccagaatacttctcaagtttctcaattagcctactaattctcacatgatccttattctatatatatatatatatatatatatatatatatatattgatggcTTTCTAGTTCTACATCCTTGTATCAGTGATAGAATCAAAACTTTTTAATTGATGGTCTTCATAAAGTTTTCTTCTTAAACGGTTATAATTAGGGGTCCAACTCACAAGGGTCTTGTGATATATTAAAC contains the following coding sequences:
- the LOC110891532 gene encoding desiccation-related protein PCC13-62, with amino-acid sequence MAATSVGSLMVITCMSILLLAPAASKLPKPDIHLLEFPLNLEYLEAEFYLYGSMGMGMDQIQPNLTGGGPPPVGVRRANLSPLVRDIIAQFGYQEVGHVRAIKSTVAGFARPLMNLSAASFANVMNNAFGRPLHPPFDPYANDINYLIASYVIPYVGLTGYVGSAPLLQTPTAKKLVAGLLGIESGQDAVLRTLLYQRAKERVIPYGVTVGEVTDRISELRNKLGDAGLKDEGLTILDIGGKIRGNILSATNTYSLSYARTPEEVLRIVYQTGKEQLPGGFFPYGANGTIARQYLKSPKI